ACCCCACAGCCTTTCTCTTCTGTCGGTGGGGGCAACCCATTCGGCTGAACATAAAAGAACAAAGGCACCCCAAAGCCCATTTTCGGTTAAGTATCGTACCGTTGCTACCTGTTTAATTGATGATTGGAAAGTTTCGGTTATAGTTTAAATTGATATTCCGTGTTCATGCATCTTGTGTTAGTCGTATTTTTATCAAGTTAGGTGTAAATTTTGACACGTTAATAATTTGTGTTATACAGTTCGATATTATAGTTTGTATATCATGTAATCTTATGGTGTTTAGAGGAATTAAGGTTTCCTTTTAATTGAGTGAATATTATTTTGTGACATCTGTAAtgtaatattgaaattattatttgaagATTTTGCATTTCTTGTGCACTACATGACATTTTAAACCTAATTTACattgcaaataaaaataatacaagtttTAAGTGAATCAAAAGagctaattaaaattaaattactctaTAAAATTTCAGTAAAAGGATAAATAATAAAGtgtaacaaaaatataataatttaataagttattaatcaaaatatttttaactttgtttttgGGTAGAAAGAATGCGGTGAATAATCCTTGCAAATATCATCTCTTAACAATGTAGTTATTACTGGTTTAAGCCATGTGTTGGCTTGGTTGTTCCAATATCATCTCTCAACAATGTAATCATTTACGATCAGTCATGTCAAATATTAGTGCTCCAACATatggtttaattgattttttttccttaaaaaataaatctcattaagataatcttaaaatatagaatttttaggctttaataataaaaataccacatcatcaacttttaaaaatgtaaacattttattatatatttatttatatctaaacttaattacattacttaacaaattaaaattttaataaactataCAAATTCTAAGGGTTTCTCTCTTAAACTCTCTCTGCTCCCAAGAGTGTTTTGCTTAAAAGTCTTAGAGAAAGCAGTAACTGTTGCGGCTTGGGATGGAGGAAAGCGGTGGTGACGTTCGAGAGGGGAGGGATGAGATCTCTCTTCTTACAGAAGAACTAGTTCTGTTATCAGTCAAGGGTTCGATGGTAGTACCAAGTTCTAAACCTACATTGTATGTACAGTCTGGACAGAAAAACTATACAACCCAGAAAGTTTTAGGGCGCATATGAAAGGCATATGGAAGACAAGGAAAAAGTTTGAGATTCAGATGGTGGGACAAAACttatttttgatagtttttgaGTTGGAAGAAGATCTGGAGATGATTTTGGAGGGGAGACCTTGGCTTTTTCGAAAAAGTATTATCCTATTTGATAGATTATGTCAGGCGGTGGAAAAAGATCAAATCAGGCTTATTTCATCACGTTTTGGATGAAAATTGACTCGTGTTTTCCAGAGTTTGATAAGAAAGTTATATTGTGTTCAATTGGTGCCACATTGGTGGGGTTctcagatctgaaattaatgAAGACTTCTGTCGGCTTAGAATTAACTTGGATGTTCAGAGACCACTTCGAAGAGGTATTTTTGTCTCTACTGATGATGTTAGTAAAGTGTGGGTCccttttaaatatgaaaatttgccGATGTTCTGTTTTGGATGCGGAAGATTGGGGCATGGGCTAAGTAATTGCACTCAGATAATACCTGcaaggaaaaacaaaatcagTGAAAATCCTCCTTATTCGCTGGCCTTAAAAGCAGAATCAAAATTAATCGGAAAAGAAAGTATgaaatttaatgttttgttgAAGCAGGTGGGGGCTCAATGTTCTTATACTGGAGGTGAAAGAGTGTCGCCAAAAAATACAAGAAGATTTGAAAGAGAGAATAATGAGGTGAGGGGGTCACAGGAAAATAAGGAATTGATGGGAGGGGGGAGGTGCTAAAGGAGCAGGATAGTTTTTCGGGGTTAAGAGAAGCTGAGAAGTTGAGCGATTGTACAGGAAAAAAGGATCAAAACCAATATGAGAATAAGGTAAACTGGACAAGAACTCAACCAATTGCCACGGTAATGACAGAAAAGGCTGAGAATAACACGAGGAAGAGGAAGTCCATGGATGTAGATCTTACAAGGTGTAATAAAGAAAATGTAGACAGAGATGGAATCAAAAGATTGGAACAAGATAATTCAGAGGAATGCGATAAAGGCTTTTCAGAAGTGATGGTAGACAATTCTGAGCAACTTGATATTCAAGACTTTTTGAGATCGATGGCTGCCAGCAGGCAAATCGACCGGACGCAATGAAAATTATAAGCTGGAATGTTCGTGGATTGGGGAGTCCACGGGCTGGAAGAAGGCTGCGTTATTTTCTAAAGCAACACAATCCCCAAATGGTCTTATTAATGGAGActaaaattgataaacaaagGATGGAAAAAGTTAGACGAAGTTGCGGTTTTATGAATGGAATTGATATTGAAGCAGAAGGTTCGAGAGGAGGATTATGCTTAGCATAGAAATGAGATACTGAAGTTAGTTTACGAAGTTTCTCTAGGAATCATATTGATGTTTTGGTTAAAGAAGAAAAGGTTAAAGAAGAGTGGAGATTTACAGGGTTCTACGGTTCTCCATATGTCCACAATAAGAGCGATTCGTGGAATCTGTTGAAGAAATTGGGGCAAGATAAGAGTCGCCCATGGTTGGTAGGCGGTGATTTTAAGGAGAGTAGAATGCACGCCTTTCGAGAGGTTTTAGAAGAATACCATTTAGAATACTTGGGATATTCGGGAGTGTGGTTTACATGGGAAAGGGGAAATCTGCAGTAAACAAATATTAGAGAAAGACTTGATAGGGGAGTGATAAATGATAAATGGAAGTATCTTTTTTCAGCAGGTAGCGTCAAACATCTACCCCATACGATGTCCAACCATTGCCCACTTCTTCTTAATACAAATGGCGAAAACATTCATAAgggaatttcaaaatttaaatttgaggcgTGGTGCCTGATGGAGGAGACGTGCAAGAAAGTAATCAAAGAATCTTGGGAATCAGGAACAGGCACAGTAGTTGAGAGACTTGAAAGATTACAAGCAAACCTAATTGTATGGGCGAGAATGATTAAGAAAGGACGAGAAGGCTAAAGGAAAAACTCACGAAGCAACTTGATATGTTAATGGCAAAAGAGAGGAATGACGACATGATGGCAGAAATTATTGACACTAAGATTCACCTGAATATGGAAATTGATAAAGATGAAGTTTATTAGGAACAAAGGGCAAGGGCAAACTGGCTTAAAGTAGGGGATAAGAATTCAGCTTTTTTCACAGGTTTGTTACATATCGAAGACGCATAAATACAATATCCAAGCTGGAGAAAGATGGAGGAGAAGCTAATGAAGTTGGTGAGATTAATGAAGTAGCTACTTCATACTTTCAGAAGCTTTTCACGTCAAATGGAGTTGGGGATTTTTCCTATCTCTTAACGGGcattaggaaaaaaatttcGACAGAAGTCAATAGAGAGCTAATGACAACTTATTCAGCAGAAGAAGTGTATGCGGCATTGAAAGGAATGGGGCCTACAAAAGCACCAGGACATGATGGCTTTCCAGCAATTTTCTTTCAGAAATTTTGGCATATCATAGGTAAGGaaacaataaatttttgtttggaaattttaaataatggtGCAAGTATTGGTACTTTAAATCAAACGGACATAGTGTTGATTCCAAAAATCCCAAATCCCATAAGCATTGTTAATTTTAGACCCATTAGTTTGTGTTCGGTCATTtataaaatggtagcaaaaacAATTGTAAACCAACTCCAAGCAGTAATTGGAAGATGTATTGATGCGGCTCAAAGTGCGTTCGTTTCGGGAAGGCTAATAACTGACAATGTGTTGCTAGCTTATGAGATTTTGCATACTTTTCGACAGAAGCGCATAGGAAAAAAAGGATACATGGCAGTAAAGCTTGACATGAGCAAAGCCTATGATAGGGTTGAGTAGGGATATTTGAAAGAAGTGATGCTACGAATGGGTTTTGCAACCGACTGGGTGGAGCTGGTTATGAATTTTGTTTCCACAACGTCCTATGCAATTAATATAAATGGAAGAAGTGGAAGAATCTTTACACTATCTAGAGGCTTGCGTCAGGGAGACCGGCTgagtcattttctatttttgatttgTAGTGAGAGATTATCATTTTTTATGAGAATGGCTTCAAAAGCGGGATTGATAAAAGGTGCAAAGGCCAGCAGAAGAAGTCTAGAAATTTCACACTTACATTTTGCAGATTATTGCATTTTGTTCGGGGAAGCATCAGACAAGGGGTGCTAGGgtgctaaaattttttttgaaggaaTATGAAAAGTGCTCTGGGCAATGCGTTAATTTCAATAAATCTACCATATTTTTTAGCACAAATACTTCAGAAGAAAAGATGGAAGAAGTTTCGGCAATATTGGGGGTAAGGATCTCAACAAATATAGAACGATACTTAGGGCTTCTGAGTGTGGTTAGTAGACGTAAGAAAGAATCCTTTCAGCATTTAAAATAGAAGATTTCTACTAGAATTGATGGTTGGAGTACTAGAATGCTATCTCAAGGAGGTAAGGAAGTCTTTATAAAGTCAATACTGCAGACCATTCCAACCTATGCTAAGTCGTGCTTTTTATTACCGAAGACTCTTTGTGGAGATATTGAAAACATCTTTGCTAAATTCTGGTGGCAGAAAGCGCACGGGAAAAGAGGTATCCATTGGTGTCAGTGGAAGTACTTATGTCGGCCTAAAGAAGAGGGTGGTTTGGGTTTCAGAAATATGGCTCAATTCAATACCTCGCTACTAGCTAAATAGGGGTGAAGAGTTTTGAACAATCCAAACTCTTTAGTAGCTCAAgttttaaaagcaaaatattttccaaatgtCGATTTTTTAAATTCACAGTTGGGGAATAATGTTTCATATACATGGAAAAGCATTTGGGCTACTAAGGGTGTTCTAGTAGAGGGATTATGCTGGAAGGTGGGCAGAGGTACGAATATTTCAGTAAGTCGTGATTATTGGATTCCAGATATATCGCTTGGCAGGTTACCAGTTTTAACTAcgaatttgaatgatattaaaGTTGCGGAATTAATAGATTCAAGTAGTAGAACATGGAAAAAGGAGTTGATAGCGTCTACCTTTCCGGAGGAGGTTGCCGAGAAGATTATTAGTATTTCGCTGGCTGAAGAACCACATGAAGATTTCCAAGTCTGGAGTGCTGAAGCGTCGGGCGAGTACACAGTACGTAGTGCCTACAAACTATTACAAGGCATCAAAGATGATCGTAGAGCTTATGCTTTACAAGTCGACTACAAggacttttacaaaaaaaattatggctTCTGAATCTTCCTTCCAAGATAAAAATTACAGTGTGGAAGATATCATGGAATTTCCTAGCTACACGAGTTAATATGCTACTTAAAAGGCTAATGAACACAATAGCTTGTCCCCGGTGTGGCTCAGGAACAGAGAATATGGATCATCTCTTCCGTGAATATCCTGTTTCAGCATCAGTGTGAAGAGAGTTATCATATCATAAGTGTTTGCAAGATAACCAGATGGAGTTTTTACAGTGGCTAACCTGGGTATTTTCATAGAGCTCGGCATCACAGTGTAGGATTTTTTGTTGTGCATTATGGGCTATCTGGAGAGACAGGAATGATAGAGTACATAAAAAAGGGagtaaatttggaaaagaaataaggAGATCAGTTCATAGCTACATATCAGAGTTAAATGAGATTGATAAAAACAAACCACAAATTTCCATAACTGTTAACAAATGGAAAAAGCCACATGACCGGGTTGTTAAGATCAATTTCGACGCAACATATGACGATAGACAAAATAAATCGGCTGTGGGAATAGTGGCCAGAGACAGTGAGGGTACAGTTCTCCTATCATGCTCGGAGATCCATCAACGGGTTACATCAGCCTTTGCGGCGGAGGCAATCGCATGTCAGAAAGCACTCCAAATCGGCATTGACATGCAATGGGAAAAAGTTATTATTGAAGGATACTTTTTATCAATAATAAGAAATTGCAAGACAAAAAGCCCAGACAAATCATTGGTAAGTGCATATATCCATGACATTCATCAGCTACTGTTAAACTTAAAGGATTGCAGATTTGAACATATCCCAAGATTAGCAAATAGTCTCGCGCATATCTTAGCAAATAAAACGTTGAAGAGAAATAAAGGAGTTTACCTGGTCAGAAGTGTCCCTGAAACTGTAGAAAAACAAGCGGAAAGTGAAAAAGCGAGAGAACTAGATTGAACAAGGAAAGGGGAGAAAACGAAATTAGGGGAGTCTGAGAAGGGTTGGTAACAGATTGACTAAAGCAGGCCCTTGGATGAATTGAAAACATCTTGAAGAATGAAAGATAGATGAAATGACAAGACGGTAATGGATTTGGTGCCGATTAAGGTAAAACGCAAAGATTAATATGTTTCagatttttgtttcctttttcgatTTCCTAGGCGATTAGGTTtcgttttaattttgtttttgttttccttaTGATGGGCCAAGTCTTATAGTTGGgctccttttctttctttttcttaagtCTATCTGTGTAGTTCTGAAGTTATTTAAATAAAGCTCAATCTgaagtttatttcaaaaaaaaaaaaagattaataaacaaacatgttttcttcttttataatttttgaaccattttaatccttttaaaatttaatcgtcttttatttctttgatttgaaatcacgttttatttttgtgcagttaattttttaattcttaagcatgtaatttttctttttaatttctatttttaaatttttaatcaaattttagaatttgataaaacCATAGTggttataatttttcaaattttgattttttactagtgttctttttagatttttaataattgattttaattttttcaatttgtgcttatgatttttatcaattctttttaattttttaaatattttcaaattttatttagttttggtTATATTCTTTTTGGGGCATATGGTTTCAACATTTCCTCCAAAAGttcaattattttagttaaagtgaaattaaactGGAGATGATATCGTGCAGAATAATATTTGTACATCTTTAAAATGAATGATGTCGCGtatctaaaaattatatattttaagatcatcctaatatattcttttctttGGCCTCGATAAGTTACATCATCAAATCGtaaaattagttatatatttaaaggtttaaatgtatattcattttaatagGACTTAAAATTGTTTCGTTAATATGCAGAGTAGGGTCGAagtttcataatataattccatTAAACTCGGGCTCTAAGAAGTCTTTCATATTGTCAGACGGTAATTATTATCCCTGCTCGGGGGCTACACCACTTTAAACTCACCGGCAATCTTTTCTTTCTGCTCAACAGAAAGTTCGTTGGCGACATCTCCTGCAGAGCACTAAGGCCAATGAGGATAAAATGAAACCAATGttggctatatatatatatatatttaaaaaattataaagcttTTGCTACTACTAATGCTCAAGGATGGAAGCGAGATGAAATTTAGATAGTTTATGATAAAGAATTTGCCGCAGATTTAGGATTTAATCATTGGTCTGCTACCCAATTAGCGTGCATGAAGGGcatatgtttttttcttaataactggagaattttcatttatttctcaaTGTTTTACTTCATGATGGTTCAAATGATATGcccatttattattattattattattattattcaaaattacaaaacaataGAACAGCTACAACCAATCATTTACAAGCACGTGGGCAATTTGATATTTCCGAATGACATATTACAAGCTCTTTCGGCTTTAGCTACCACTATTAATGCTACAATATAAATTCGGCTTTGAAGTAAGAAAAGATACCtgaatttgaaacttttaaatgTGGTACTTGTGTTAAAAAGataataatgtttaattgaaaatcaattactaatattattagatttgattttttcgttaatataataaatagtgTTAAACgtgaatttattcaattttgtatttagtttatcaaatacatttaaaaaatattagatattgttatctttaagtatcaaaatgcataattttcatcaaatacaAGTAccacatttaataaaaaataatacaaataccttattaaaagaaaaaagcgACAAAACTTAGATACTAAATTACGCATTAAgccattaaatttcatttaacaCTTGAAATATAGACTATAATAAGCTTTGATATTGAATCGAAATTCGAAGCTCAAAAATACAACTCAGATAAGTTCGATTTTTTAAGTTCAAGCTCGATTTAAGATAACAATATGTTTCGAGTTTACTTGTAGCTGCAGGTTACCTTCTTCCAAATAATAAACTTCAAGACACTGTCCTTCCATAGCAAATGGATGAAATATACAGATTTTTCAGCCATTTATCCTacaaaatagataaatgaaataaatcattagcCAATACATCTCGGACTCAGTCAATCCAAGTTCAAATCATTTCCGGTTTGGATCATTCAGGTTTTAGTTCTAGTTAATATTGGATTCTCGGGTTCGGGTCAGTTTGGTCAATCCAAGTTCGAATCATTTCTGATTTGGATCATTTTCGGGTTCGGGTTATTGGCTTTTTATCTTCAATCAGGTTTGAGTTCGGGTTAATCGGATTGGATCCTTGAGTTCAGGTCAGTTTGGTCAATCCAAGTTCAAATCATTTCTGGTTTGGATCACTTTTCAGGTTGGGGTTATTGACTTTCTATCGAGATTGAGTTCAGGTTAATTCGATTGGATTCTTGGGTTCAGGTCATTTCGGTCAATccaatttcaaatcatttttagTTTGGATTATTTTCAAGTTCGggctattaattttttatgatcaACCAGGGTTAGAGTTTGGGTTAACCGGATTAGATTCTCGGGCTCagatcaaaattaattacacaataaaaatcatgcaaaaaaatatatatttaccttTACTTGGGTACTAGGAAAAGCAGATGTACGCAAAGTTTCTTGCATCACATCTTGTGATTTTCTCTTGGGTGCACTAAGTATGAATGCAGCTTGATCCTCCGTAGCCGCTGCCGATGTAATCCGAAACCCTTTTTCCCATCTTCGATGAATCCCCTCGCTCGGGTAAAGGAAATCAAGTTCAACAACCTAATTGACAAAGGAAAAAAGACGCAAGTGATTGATGCAGTTATTACGTAACAGAGTATTATAGACTGGAAATTGGACAAACCTGAAGACGATAGCCTGCGTTTCGAGACATAACGATGCCCCATTTGTTGCCTGCAGCAGTCATCGAGGTCACGGAGAAGCCTTCTTTCCATTTCTTATTAATCCATTTGAAGGGAAATACGTCAGTAACTTTGTAGGATTGTTGCGTATAGGGGGTACCTTTAGTAGCCATAAGGAGAAAAGAAATATCAGCATTACCGGCATCGAGCTTTATTACAACATAATCATAAGATACAGTCATCGAGAGTTGATCAATATAACGGTAAAAGTACAATGAAGGcccttgtactaggagtcaCGCATTGTGCCCCTTCTACTAAAAAATTAGGCAAATTAATTCCTATACGTTAGATCAATGAGCAAATTAAtcctttctatttaaaaatctatCCATTTGTACagttaaaaattaatgtgtAAGATAGAATCATGCTAAAATACAGAGACCGTAAAAATAGATGGATTTTTtacaaaatgaccaatttgctctttgatctaaaatataaagactaatttgatcattttttgagtaaagaggACAAAATGTAATCTGGCTCCAAATACAGAGGTCTCTATGATACTACTTTTACCGTCGACACAGTAATAACGACAAAGCTCGCCCTTACAGACAATTTACTACGGTGAAAATAATAACTCAAAAAGATTAAGGCAAACATGCATCTTAAAAAGGTTTCAATTACCTTTCGACATAATGACCAGTGCACTGCCGTTGCATGCTCCGGCAACGGAAGTGATGTAGTAATTCTTCTCCCATTGTTCCATTATCCACTCCTGATTATATAAACCGTAAGAAAGATAAACTTCACTGATTAAAATTACGAAACTAAAAAAGCTGAAAACCGAACTGTTACGTCTTTACCTTATGCAAAAAGATTGGTGATAACTCATAAACCTGAGATGTAAACCCCGTCCCTGCATCCATAACAATGGCCCATAGATTCGATGACGACGCTACACAGCTAATATACAACCcatcttcttttcctttctccaCGTGCTGGTTGAGTCTCGAATCCATAACGTTAAAGTGATACCTGTGATACGTACCATGGATTATAACAAAGAAGAATCAAATTCGAGAAAATTGGCTCATGCAAGGGGTTCAGTTTAGGCAATTGGAAATTCTAGCATTGGTATCTTATTGTTACATGGATTTCATCGAGATGGTCTAAAGTTACATTTCCGTAAGGGCATTGCCCCTATTCAAATGATTGGTGAAGCATATAAAGCCGCCAAAAGATACATGCACTTGTAGACACGGTCAAAAGAGAATGGCAGATTATACCAAATATGAGATATTTGGTTTTGAAGAgtagttttacctctgtttcaTCGAGGTTCGGGAATTATAGATTGAGATCCATTGAGAAGCAGGAGACCCGAGCCGAACTCTCTTTTTAAGCTGCTCACCATCTTCCAACTCGGTGAGTGATCTTTCCCGTTTTTGACCCACCTGACGTATTAAGGATTCatcaatctatatatatatataaggaaaGGTATTGGCCAACACAAGATAAAATGCCGGGTAAGAACCTTAATAGCTCCATCGATTTGGATAGGATGTATTGACGAATTGAAATCTATGCTGTTATGAAAAAGGGAAATAAGCTTTGAGTAATTGGGTTCTTCATCGAATTTCATATTGGTTACAATTTCGAGAAACTGTTGAAATGGTGGAGGACACAAGGAACAAAGCGCCGCTGGAGAAGTTCCCATCTTCTTCTTACAAACAAGAAATCCTTTGTTCTCACCCTGCAGCCGTATACACGAAAATGAACACGTTAACAGCAAAAGACAGCAATTAAGCTATaaatttctgaaaaaaaaaaaatagtggagCAGTTGAATAAACTTACTATGTAACCTTGCCAGGGAAGCTTTCCTCTTAGTAGAAATATGAGTGTATAAGCCAATGACTCGAGGTCATCCCTTCGACTCCCAGTCCTACCCAAATGTGCATGTACACTTGCATAACGTACAGttcccctaaaatgaaaaaaacaataataaaattcaaattggcaaataatcaaaatttgcaGACAAATGTTTGTGTTAGTGACCTAAAAGAAGCAGTCTTATTCGCTTCCAGTTCATTACCTAAACACATCAGGTTTTTGGTCATAATCAACATGACGTGCAGAAGCTGCCTCTTTCCATCTCGAAGCTGAAAAAGTTCAAGAATTATTAGGTTGTTCCACAATAAATGCTTAAAATCGTAAAGCAcctctaatatatatatataaggataTGAAAGCAGCCATACCCAGACCAAGATCAACCAGATACAAGGTCTTCTCCTTTGAGGTCCCAGGCTGGCCAAGCAAAAAGTTCTCGGGCTTAACATCTCCATGTACAAAACTGAAGTAGAGATTAGAAATACGAACAATATACAACAAGGAGTAAAAGAAGTGAGGTAAAAAAGAATGGAATGCAACAATTTTGAAAGTACCCTTTCAAATGAAGCTGCTCGAGAATCGATATTGCCTCCATGGCTATACAAGCAACCATCTCTTCTGTCAGCCTATACCAAGAGCAAACACAACACAATAAAATAGAAGATCATATACGAAACTTCAAAGCACGTGAGAATAATGTTAAAAGAAGAATATATAGTTTCTTACATCTGGTTGTTTGAGTTCCAAACATCCCATAAACTCGGACCTAGCATATCCATGACCTAGATTCACAAGATTCAAAAGAAACATCAATAAggactcaatttttttttctttcgtaAAATATAACACTGCATTTGAAATTCTTTACTGAGGAACCCACAAGAATGTAGTAGCCTCCGAGTTGACCTTTGTAATGAACCAAGGGAAGTCCATAACAACCATTAAGAGT
The Gossypium raimondii isolate GPD5lz chromosome 8, ASM2569854v1, whole genome shotgun sequence DNA segment above includes these coding regions:
- the LOC105792888 gene encoding casein kinase 1-like protein HD16, with the protein product MQVLRGGIRQSKRINDNPESSASLVPTARNAAANRGRGRGRGRGRGRGGMNPEENQKLVGPSACGRGCNGINLPVRQVVEKSAEKPVAVKEEGSTSSLPERVQLGNSPVYKLDRKLGKGGFGQVFVGRRISGGTGRSGPDAFEVALKFEHQNGKGCSSGPPYEWQVYSTLNGCYGLPLVHYKGQLGGYYILVMDMLGPSLWDVWNSNNQMLTEEMVACIAMEAISILEQLHLKGFVHGDVKPENFLLGQPGTSKEKTLYLVDLGLASRWKEAASARHVDYDQKPDVFRGTVRYASVHAHLGRTGSRRDDLESLAYTLIFLLRGKLPWQGYIGENKGFLVCKKKMGTSPAALCSLCPPPFQQFLEIVTNMKFDEEPNYSKLISLFHNSIDFNSSIHPIQIDGAIKVGQKRERSLTELEDGEQLKKRVRLGSPASQWISIYNSRTSMKQRYHFNVMDSRLNQHVEKGKEDGLYISCVASSSNLWAIVMDAGTGFTSQVYELSPIFLHKEWIMEQWEKNYYITSVAGACNGSALVIMSKGTPYTQQSYKVTDVFPFKWINKKWKEGFSVTSMTAAGNKWGIVMSRNAGYRLQVVELDFLYPSEGIHRRWEKGFRITSAAATEDQAAFILSAPKRKSQDVMQETLRTSAFPSTQVKDKWLKNLYISSICYGRTVS